Part of the Gilliamella sp. wkB7 genome is shown below.
CTAAGAAGTTAAATTAACTAGAAAAACAACCGCCGAATAAAATCGGCGGAAAATAATTACTTGGCACCAGCAACTGCTTCTTTTGCCATTTGAGTAATTTTAGCAAAATCACCATTAGCAATAGCATCAGTTGGAATAAACCAAGTTCCACCAACACAAAGTACATTATTAAGCGCTAAATAGTCTCGATAATTTTTTGGGTTTACACCACCAGTAGGGCAAAACTTCATATATCCACAAGGACCAGCAAAAGCTTTTAATGCAGCTACGCCACCATTGATTTCTGCTGGGAAGAACTTTAATGCAGTTAAGCCATATTCTTGGGCTGTTAATAATTCAGAAATAGTTGCAATACCGGGAATGACTGGAACAGGTCCTTCAACTGCAGCTTTTAAAATAGCGTCAGTTATGCCAGGAGTAATAATAAATTCAACTCCAGCTTCGGTTACTTGTTTAAGTTGCTCAACACTTGTTACTGTACCCGCACCAACTACAGCTTCTGGAACTTCTTTAATGATTTTTTTAATTGCTTCAAGCGCACATTCTGTTCGTAGGGTAACTTCAAGAACTTTTACACCTCCAGCAATTAAAGCTTTTGCTAATGGCACCGCATCTTCTAGTCGTTCAATAACGATAACAGGAACAACAGGCCCCATAGTTAGAATTTCTTCAGCACTTCTTTTCCAGTTTTTCATTTGTATCTATCCATCTTTATTAAAAGCAATAATCCCTAAATGATAGGGATTATTTTTGTTACTCATAAATGCCTAATTTTTTCTCTAAATAATGAATGTTTGTTCCACCTTTTTGGAAACCTTTATCATTCATAATTTCAATGTGAAGATCAATATTCGTTTTGATACCATCAATCACAAGTTCAGCTAATGCGTTTTTCATTCGTGCAATAGCAACATCACGAGTTTCACCATAAGCAATTAGCTTACCAATCATTGAATCATAGTAAGGTGGTACTGTGTAACCCGCATAGATATGTGATTCCCAACGAATACCAAACCCCCCTGGTGCATGAAAGCGAGTAATTTTCCCAGGTGAAGGCATAAATGTTTTAGGATCTTCGGCATTTATACGGCATTCAATAGCATGACCTTTGATTTCAATATCACTTTGTTTGATTGAAAGAGGTTTGCCTGCGGCAATTAAGATCTGTTCTCTAATCAAATCCACACCCGTTATCATTTCGGTAACTGGATGTTCAACCTGAATACGTGTATTCATTTCAATGAAATAAAATTCACCATTTTCAAATAAGAATTCAAACGTTCCTGCACCACGATAACCAATTTCAATGCACGCATTAACACAGCGTTCACCAATGAATTTGCGCATTTTAGAGGTAATGCCAACCGCTGGTGCTTCTTCAACAACTTTTTGGTGACGTCTTTGCATTGAACAATCACGTTCACCTAAATAAATAGCATGACCTTGACCATCAGAAAGTACTTGGATCTCAATATGACGAGGATTTTCAAGGAATTTTTCCATATAAACCATATCATTATTGAAAGCGGTTTTTGCTTCTAATTTGGTCATTTTAATTGCTTGTTCAAGATCTTTTTCTTCCCGAACAATACGCATACCACGACCACCGCCACCACCGGACGCTTTGATAATAACCGGATAGCCTATTTGTTTAGCGATCTGCTTATTATTTTCAATATCATTACTTAAAGGACCATCAGAACCCGGTACACAAGGTACGCCAGCTTTTTTCATGGCATGAATTGCTGACACTTTATCACCCATTAACCGTATAGTCTCAGGTTTTGGTCCAATAAAAACAAATCCAGAACGTTCCACTTGCTCGGCGAAGTCAGCGTTTTCTGATAAAAAACCATATCCAGGATGAATTGCTGCTGCACCGGTAACTTCGGCGGCAGAAATTAAAGCGGGGATATTGAGGTAGCTTTTAACGGAAGCTGCTGGACCAATACAGACAGTTTCGTCTGCAAGTAATACATGTTTTAAATCTTTATCTGCCGAAGAATGAACAGCGACAGTTTTAATTCCAAGTTCTTTACATGCTCGTAGGATACGTAGAGCAATTTCTCCACGATTAGCAATAAGAATTTTATCAAGCATATTCGATCTCTTAATCTTATAAATAAGTTAATATTACTCAATGATGAATAGTGGCTGATCAAATTCAACAGGTTGACCATTTTCAACTAAAATAGCTTTAATTGTACCCGCTTTTTCAGATTCAATTTGGTTCATCATTTTCATCGCTTCAACGATACAAAGTACATCACCGACATTGACAGTTTGACCTACTTCTACGAAAGCTTTCGATTCTGGGCTTGGCGTGCGATAAAACGTTCCAACCATTGGTGATTTTATAGTTGTACCTGCTGGAACTGGAGCAATAGGATCCACTTCAGCTACACTCTCGCTTGCTGAGCTAGGGGCTACAACAACCGGAGCTGCTTGAGGGATTTGAATGTTTTGTATTGGCGCTGAATAGTTTGTTGTAGGTATTGATCGACTAATTCGAACCGATTCTTCACCCTCAGAAATTTCAAGTTCTGAAATACCTGACTCTTCAACTAATTCAATTAATTTTTTAATTTTGCGTATATCCATGAATTACACCGTGTTTATTTGATATAAGTAACAATTAATTTAATGCATCCTTAATATCTCAAAAGTAATCTTTTAAAGTGATAATAAGGCAGTAACTCAACATTAACGCGGAAGCATACACTGTAAAATAGATTTTGTCATTATATATCTTTCCTTTACAAACTGTTATTATACTATTTTCTAGGTATTATTTTAGAATTGCGATACAATAGATAAACCTAATTGTTATTGAAGCAAACAGGTTTTAAAAAAATAACTAGAATACTATTTTATACAATATAAAATTAAAATTAAGTATTTTATCCTATGGTTTGCTTCAAGTACTCACTAACACTTTAACAAGATTATTTCTAGGAAGAGTTTTTATTATGTTCAAAAAAGTTCGTGGCTTGTTTTCAAATGATCTATCGATTGATTTAGGTACAGCTAACACCCTTATTTATGTAAAAGGTCAAGGTATTGTACTAAACGAACCTTCAGTTGTCGCCATCCGTCAAGATCGCACAGGCACACCTAAAAGTGTCGCTGCTGTTGGGCAGGCTGCGAAACAGATGTTAGGACGTACTCCAGGCAATATTGCTGCGATTAGACCAATGAAAGATGGTGTAATTGCTGACTTTTCCGTGACTGAAAAGATGTTACAGTATTTTATTCGTCAAGTGCATAGTCATAGCTTTTTAAGACCAAGTCCTCGCGTTTTAGTTTGTGTGCCAGTTGGTGCAACGCAAGTTGAGCGTCGAGCTATCCGTGAGTCCGCATTAGGGGCAGGTGCGCGTGAGGTTTATTTAATTGAAGAGCCAATGGCAGCAGCTATTGGTGCTGATTTACCGGTTTCATCGCCAACAGGTTCAATGGTGGTTGATATCGGTGGTGGTACCACTGAAGTTGCTGTTATTTCTTTAAACGGTGTTGTCTATTCTGCATCGGCAAGAATTGGTGGTGACCGTTTTGATGAGGCAATTATCAATTATGTTCGTCGTAATTATGGTGCGTTAATTGGTGAAGCAACCGCTGAACGAATTAAACATGTTATTGGAAGCGCATATCCTGGGGATGAAGTTCTTGAGATTGAAGTTCGTGGTCGAAACCTTGCTGAAGGTGTACCTCGTAGCTTTACTTTAAATTCCAATGAAATTTTAGAAGCGCTTCAAGAACCACTAAGTGGTATCGTCAGTGCCGTTAAAGTTGCATTAGAACAGTGTCCTCCTGAACTGGCGTCCGATATTTCAGAACATGGTATGGTATTAACTGGCGGTGGTGCTTTATTACGTAATATTGATAAATTACTATCAGCTGAAACGGGTATTCATGTGGTTGTCGCTGAAGATCCTCTTACATGTGTAGCACGAGGTGGTGGCAAAGCTCTCGATATGGTTGATATGGAGGGCGGGGATCTCTTTAGTGAAGAGTAATTATTGTCTAATTATTGATTAATATAATTTTTATGAAATCGATAATTAATAAACATCTCACTTTTTCCGCCGACATAGTCGGCGGAGTCATATCTTGAATTAATTAGATTTTAAGCATATAACAGGTAAGTACTGGATAATGAAATTACTCTTTTCTAAACGTTCTCCTCTTAGTGTGCAGTTATTTATATCTTTATTGTTATCTATTATATTGATAATATTAGATTTAAATTATCGTCCGTTTAAAGAAGTTCGTTACTATTTAGATACAATGATTTCGCCATTGTATTACATTTCAAATGCACCTAAAGCGACCTATGACACACTTTATGAGATGTCAAAGACACGTGAAGCGTTAGAAAAAGAAAATGCAAATTTAAATAATATACTGCTTGAAAAAAAGACAGACCTGTTATTGCTTGAGCATCTTAGACATGAAAACGATCGATTAAGAGAATTACTAGGGTCGCCTTTAAGACATGATGAACATAAAATGGCAGCTCAAGTTATATTAGCTGATACAGATCCTTATGTTTATCAGGTAGTTATTAATAAAGGTAAAAATGACGGTGTTTATATTGGTCAACCTGTCGTTGATGATAAAGGTATCGTTGGGCAAATTTATGAAACAGCTCAAAAAACCAGTCGGGCAATTTTAGTTTGTGATTATCAACATGCAATACCTGTACAAATATTAAGAAATGATATTTCTATGGTGGCAGTCGGTAATGGATGCAGTAATGATTTAACACTCGATTTTTTACCAAATAATGTTGATATCAAAGTCGGTGACATATTAGTAACTTCTGGACTAGATGGTCGTTTTCCTGAGGGCTATCCTGTTGCAGTAGTAAGTTCTGTCAAACTTGATATTAGCGATTCAACTCCGGTTATTTCAGCAACGCCGACAGCTGATCTAAAACGTTTACGCTATCTATTATTACTATGGGGAGATCAAGGAGTAAAACATGAGGGCTCGTAATAGCATATTAATTATTTGGTTCACTTTGTTAATAGGCTTATTTTTTCAAATTATACCTTGGTCACCTTCATATGATATGTTTAAACCACATTTGTTTTTATTAATTATCGCTTATTGGTTAATTACTCTTCCTTATCAGATTGGCATAGGTACTGCATTTGTTTTTGGTTTAATAATAGATTTATGTTCGGGAACAATATTAGGTGTACATGCTTTTATCTATTCTTTAATTGCCTATTTACTTGTATTCAAATACCAATTATTGAGTAATTTAGCTTTATGGCAACAGGCTTTTATCTTATTTGGTATTTCGGTATGTTATAATGCATTAATCTTTATATTTCAGGTAAGTATTTATCATACAATTACTATGTCACCTTATATACTATTATCAAGTTGTGTTGATGGCTTTTTATGGATATGGATATATCTGCTATTGCAAAGCATAAAACAAAACTTTGCAATTAATTAGGGGAATATTTCTGTATGTCTGTTGAATTATTAATGAACGTAACTCCGTCTGAAACGCGAGTTGCTTATATTGAAGATGGTGTATTGCAAGAAATTCATGTTGATCGTGAATCACGTCGAGGCATTGTCGGTAATATTTATAAAGGAAAAATTATTCGTATTTTGCCTGGGATGCAGGCCGCATTTGTCGATATTGGTCTTGAAAAGGCTGCATTTTTGCATGCATCTGATATTATGCCACATACTGAATGTGTGTCAGATTCAGAACAAGAGCAATTCCAAGTAAAAGATATTTCTGAACTTGTCCGTCAAGGACAAGATTTAATGGTACAAGTCGTTAAAGATCCCTTAGGTACTAAAGGCGCTCGACTCACAACCGATATTACTTTACCATCACGTTATTTGGTATTGATGCCAGGTCAAAATTCTGCACATGTTGCTACTTCTCAACGCATAGAAAGTGAAGAAGAGCGTCAAAGGCTAAAACATATTGTTGAACAATATGTAACCCCAGATGGTGGTTTTATTGTTAGAACTGCTGCCGAGGGTGCAAGTGCTCATGAGCTAGAGCAAGATGCAAACTTTTTAAAACGGTTATGGGCTAAGATTCAGGAACGAATGGCTCGTCCTACCAGTAAAAATTTAGTTTATGGTGAGTTAGCTTTATCGCAGCGCGTATTAAGAGACTTTGTTGGAGATCCAAT
Proteins encoded:
- a CDS encoding bifunctional 4-hydroxy-2-oxoglutarate aldolase/2-dehydro-3-deoxy-phosphogluconate aldolase, whose translation is MKNWKRSAEEILTMGPVVPVIVIERLEDAVPLAKALIAGGVKVLEVTLRTECALEAIKKIIKEVPEAVVGAGTVTSVEQLKQVTEAGVEFIITPGITDAILKAAVEGPVPVIPGIATISELLTAQEYGLTALKFFPAEINGGVAALKAFAGPCGYMKFCPTGGVNPKNYRDYLALNNVLCVGGTWFIPTDAIANGDFAKITQMAKEAVAGAK
- the accC gene encoding acetyl-CoA carboxylase biotin carboxylase subunit; protein product: MLDKILIANRGEIALRILRACKELGIKTVAVHSSADKDLKHVLLADETVCIGPAASVKSYLNIPALISAAEVTGAAAIHPGYGFLSENADFAEQVERSGFVFIGPKPETIRLMGDKVSAIHAMKKAGVPCVPGSDGPLSNDIENNKQIAKQIGYPVIIKASGGGGGRGMRIVREEKDLEQAIKMTKLEAKTAFNNDMVYMEKFLENPRHIEIQVLSDGQGHAIYLGERDCSMQRRHQKVVEEAPAVGITSKMRKFIGERCVNACIEIGYRGAGTFEFLFENGEFYFIEMNTRIQVEHPVTEMITGVDLIREQILIAAGKPLSIKQSDIEIKGHAIECRINAEDPKTFMPSPGKITRFHAPGGFGIRWESHIYAGYTVPPYYDSMIGKLIAYGETRDVAIARMKNALAELVIDGIKTNIDLHIEIMNDKGFQKGGTNIHYLEKKLGIYE
- the accB gene encoding acetyl-CoA carboxylase biotin carboxyl carrier protein codes for the protein MDIRKIKKLIELVEESGISELEISEGEESVRISRSIPTTNYSAPIQNIQIPQAAPVVVAPSSASESVAEVDPIAPVPAGTTIKSPMVGTFYRTPSPESKAFVEVGQTVNVGDVLCIVEAMKMMNQIESEKAGTIKAILVENGQPVEFDQPLFIIE
- a CDS encoding rod shape-determining protein — encoded protein: MFKKVRGLFSNDLSIDLGTANTLIYVKGQGIVLNEPSVVAIRQDRTGTPKSVAAVGQAAKQMLGRTPGNIAAIRPMKDGVIADFSVTEKMLQYFIRQVHSHSFLRPSPRVLVCVPVGATQVERRAIRESALGAGAREVYLIEEPMAAAIGADLPVSSPTGSMVVDIGGGTTEVAVISLNGVVYSASARIGGDRFDEAIINYVRRNYGALIGEATAERIKHVIGSAYPGDEVLEIEVRGRNLAEGVPRSFTLNSNEILEALQEPLSGIVSAVKVALEQCPPELASDISEHGMVLTGGGALLRNIDKLLSAETGIHVVVAEDPLTCVARGGGKALDMVDMEGGDLFSEE
- the mreC gene encoding rod shape-determining protein MreC, producing MKLLFSKRSPLSVQLFISLLLSIILIILDLNYRPFKEVRYYLDTMISPLYYISNAPKATYDTLYEMSKTREALEKENANLNNILLEKKTDLLLLEHLRHENDRLRELLGSPLRHDEHKMAAQVILADTDPYVYQVVINKGKNDGVYIGQPVVDDKGIVGQIYETAQKTSRAILVCDYQHAIPVQILRNDISMVAVGNGCSNDLTLDFLPNNVDIKVGDILVTSGLDGRFPEGYPVAVVSSVKLDISDSTPVISATPTADLKRLRYLLLLWGDQGVKHEGS
- the mreD gene encoding rod shape-determining protein MreD, giving the protein MRARNSILIIWFTLLIGLFFQIIPWSPSYDMFKPHLFLLIIAYWLITLPYQIGIGTAFVFGLIIDLCSGTILGVHAFIYSLIAYLLVFKYQLLSNLALWQQAFILFGISVCYNALIFIFQVSIYHTITMSPYILLSSCVDGFLWIWIYLLLQSIKQNFAIN